GAGATAGTTTAAACGGGATAACTATTGAGGATTACAAAATAATCTCTTACTCTAGGGATACCACCTATTTGGACACAACACTAACTATTCAAAAGGAATATAAATACAATTATTTAAGAAGGGATGATTTTGAGTTAATGCCCTTTTCCAATATAGGGCAAACCTATAATTATCTAGGCGTTGATGTTGAGAGGGCCACCATGTATCCAGAATTGGGTGCCAAGGCTAAACATTTCAATTATTGGGAGGTTGAGGATATCAAATATTATAATGTAGCAACGCCAATGACCGACATCCTGTTCAAAACGACCTTGGAGCAAGGTCAATTGTTGGATGCCATGCTAACTTTCAATACCTCTAGGCACCTTAATTTCTCCATAGGGTATAAAGGACACCGTTCTTTGGGCAAATACAACTCCAATCAGATACAATCCGGAAATTTTACTACAACAACGAATTATCAATCCAAAAACGCTAGATACAGTCTTAGGGCACATATTGCTGCCCAGGACATCAAGTCCCAAGAAAACGGAGGACTTACCGATAAGGTGGCTCAGTTTGAGTCCGGTGACTCTGATTTCACGGATAGGCCAAAAGTGGATGTTCTGTTTGATGATGCTGATAATGTAGTGCTTGGCAAAAGATATTATCTGGATCATACGTATAAATTGATTAGAAAGAATAGGGATTCCAGTTATGTGGAAAAGACCTCGTTATCCTTGGGACATACCTTTGGTTATGAAACCAAATATTATCAGTTCATGCAATCTGCCGGTGATAGTTATTTTGGAGATGTCATTTTATCGCCAGTGAACGATAAGGCAAATCTTAAGACAACGTACAATCAAGTAAGCCTTGAGTTTTATAATAGGACCTTGGGGAGGTTGCAGGGCAATGTCAATATGTTCCATTATAATTACTTTTTCAACAGTGTTTTTTATTCCGAAGAAGGGCAGGAGATACAAAGTCAACTCAATGGAACGGAATTGGCATTGGGTGGAGAATATGAGAAACGCATAGGAGGTTTTGAATTGATAGGCTCTTTTAAGTACA
This window of the Maribacter cobaltidurans genome carries:
- a CDS encoding putative porin; this translates as MPKGKAKRDSLNGITIEDYKIISYSRDTTYLDTTLTIQKEYKYNYLRRDDFELMPFSNIGQTYNYLGVDVERATMYPELGAKAKHFNYWEVEDIKYYNVATPMTDILFKTTLEQGQLLDAMLTFNTSRHLNFSIGYKGHRSLGKYNSNQIQSGNFTTTTNYQSKNARYSLRAHIAAQDIKSQENGGLTDKVAQFESGDSDFTDRPKVDVLFDDADNVVLGKRYYLDHTYKLIRKNRDSSYVEKTSLSLGHTFGYETKYYQFMQSAGDSYFGDVILSPVNDKANLKTTYNQVSLEFYNRTLGRLQGNVNMFHYNYFFNSVFYSEEGQEIQSQLNGTELALGGEYEKRIGGFELIGSFKYNLSGDLSGNIFDASAAYSLNERNRLRFHVHSSSRMPNFNFLLYQSEYLNYNWQNTDTFKKERVNSLELNLDSDFFGNISAKYTNLDNYAYFSLGPNPEVVEGSEQANIKPFQEDTGISYLKLKYAKEFRLGKFALNNTLMYQTVSQESNVFNVPQLVTRNTLYFSSDVFKKAMYLQTGVTLKYFTKYNMNGYNPVLGEFFVQETEELGGFPLLDFFINARIQQTRIFLKAEHFNSSFSGYNYYAAPNYPYRDFVIRFGLVWNFFS